From Arcobacter lacus, one genomic window encodes:
- a CDS encoding GspE/PulE family protein → MENILKILIDFSLFEKYDKEYFINNKIVPICEDSISLKVAVCKNSDLSNIKEKFSKLISFVEADELDILFLLSNLDKKIYLYKIASKSIFQKTDEKYIEEFLNELTLFSIYLRTSDIHIEMYKNLVLFKFRVDGRLKIFFTFEKEFFKSISSYIKLISNLDMTQIRLPQDGRYSLNIEDKKYDFRVSTMPTLEAESIVLRILDNKNIDKNLLTLGLTQSLLHKLKESLKLTQGLILISGPTGSGKTTTLYSILKELNCEDKKIITVEDPVEYKIESINQVPINPKIGLSFEVVLKNILRQDPDIIFIGEIRDRFSLDIALQASLTGHLVLASIHSNSAVETITRLIDLQADPFLISTTLKLIMAQRLVLNYCKFCSANGCEKCNYTKYYDRSSIAEILKVDEKISSLIFKKADINEFKEYLKSINYQTLLDDGKLKVNKNLTSIEEIYKVVTY, encoded by the coding sequence ATGGAGAATATTTTAAAAATTTTAATTGATTTTTCTTTATTTGAAAAGTATGACAAAGAGTATTTTATCAATAACAAAATCGTGCCTATTTGTGAAGATAGTATCTCTTTAAAAGTGGCTGTTTGTAAAAATTCAGATTTATCTAATATAAAAGAAAAGTTTTCAAAACTTATCAGTTTTGTTGAAGCTGATGAACTTGATATTTTATTTTTATTAAGTAATTTAGATAAAAAAATATATCTTTATAAAATAGCTTCAAAATCCATTTTCCAAAAAACTGATGAAAAATATATTGAAGAGTTTTTAAATGAATTAACTTTATTTTCAATATATTTAAGAACGAGTGATATTCATATTGAAATGTATAAAAACTTAGTTTTATTTAAATTTAGAGTTGATGGTCGATTAAAGATATTTTTTACTTTTGAAAAAGAGTTTTTTAAATCTATCTCTTCATATATTAAATTAATTTCAAATTTAGATATGACACAAATAAGGCTTCCACAAGATGGACGTTATTCTTTAAATATAGAAGATAAAAAGTATGATTTTAGAGTTTCAACGATGCCAACACTTGAAGCTGAATCAATAGTTTTACGAATTTTAGATAATAAAAATATAGATAAAAATCTTTTAACTTTAGGTTTAACTCAAAGTTTATTACATAAATTAAAAGAAAGCTTAAAATTAACTCAAGGTTTGATTTTAATAAGTGGTCCAACAGGAAGTGGAAAAACTACAACTTTATATTCAATTTTAAAAGAGTTAAATTGTGAAGATAAGAAGATAATTACTGTTGAAGACCCAGTTGAATATAAAATAGAAAGTATAAATCAAGTTCCAATCAATCCAAAAATTGGGCTTAGTTTTGAAGTTGTTTTAAAAAATATATTAAGACAAGACCCAGATATAATATTTATTGGAGAAATAAGAGATAGATTTTCGCTTGATATTGCTTTACAAGCTTCATTAACTGGACATTTAGTATTAGCAAGTATTCACAGTAATAGTGCAGTTGAAACTATAACTAGACTTATTGATTTACAAGCAGATCCATTTTTGATTTCAACTACTTTAAAACTTATAATGGCTCAAAGATTAGTTTTAAATTATTGTAAATTTTGTAGTGCAAATGGTTGTGAAAAATGTAATTATACAAAATATTATGATAGGTCAAGTATTGCAGAGATTTTAAAAGTTGATGAGAAGATTTCATCTTTAATATTCAAAAAAGCTGATATAAATGAATTTAAAGAGTATTTAAAAAGTATAAATTATCAAACTTTATTGGATGATGGAAAATTAAAAGTAAATAAAAATTTAACTTCAATCGAAGAAATTTATAAAGTGGTTACTTACTAA
- the era gene encoding GTPase Era, with translation MTKCGYVSVVGRPNAGKSSLLNWLVGEKIAMVSHKANATRKRSNIIVMHEDDQVIFIDTPGIHETEKLLNQFMLDEALKAMGDCDLILYLAPVTDKISYYEDFLEKNKKNVKHILLLTKIDFINNNELMEKLKEYEKYNDKYEAIIPVSIKKATKKADILGEVVKYLPEHPYLYDPEIMTTEHLRDIFKEFIRESIFENISDEIPYEADVIVNKVEEKPNVDVIKATIIVQKDTQKGMIIGKGATAIKRIGRDARMKIEKLTGKKCFLELFVSIKKGWTKDKEGLKALGYDVNL, from the coding sequence ATGACAAAATGCGGATATGTTTCAGTTGTAGGACGACCAAATGCAGGTAAAAGTTCTCTTCTAAATTGGCTTGTTGGTGAAAAAATAGCAATGGTTTCACACAAGGCAAATGCTACAAGAAAAAGATCAAACATAATAGTTATGCATGAAGATGACCAAGTTATCTTTATAGACACACCAGGAATTCATGAAACAGAAAAACTTTTAAATCAGTTTATGTTAGATGAAGCATTAAAAGCTATGGGTGATTGTGATTTGATTTTATATCTTGCACCAGTTACTGATAAAATAAGTTATTATGAAGACTTTTTAGAAAAAAACAAAAAAAATGTAAAACATATCTTACTTCTTACAAAAATAGACTTTATAAATAATAATGAACTTATGGAAAAGTTAAAAGAGTATGAAAAATATAATGATAAATATGAGGCTATTATTCCTGTATCTATTAAAAAAGCTACAAAAAAAGCTGATATTTTAGGTGAAGTTGTAAAATACTTACCAGAACATCCATATTTATATGACCCAGAGATTATGACAACTGAACATTTAAGAGATATTTTCAAAGAGTTTATACGAGAATCAATTTTTGAAAATATTAGTGATGAAATTCCTTATGAAGCAGATGTTATAGTAAATAAAGTTGAAGAAAAACCAAATGTAGATGTGATAAAAGCTACGATAATTGTACAAAAAGATACTCAAAAAGGTATGATTATAGGGAAAGGTGCAACTGCAATTAAGAGAATTGGAAGAGATGCCAGAATGAAAATAGAAAAGCTTACTGGTAAAAAATGCTTTTTAGAACTTTTTGTTTCAATCAAAAAAGGCTGGACAAAAGACAAAGAGGGCTTAAAAGCTCTAGGATATGACGTAAACTTATAA
- a CDS encoding YifB family Mg chelatase-like AAA ATPase, whose translation MKIIKSASMDTIDAISIDVESTFTRGLPSFTIVGMISTSISESRDRVKSALLVNDFKFPPMKITINLSPTELNKKGSHFDLAIALQIAFYDDKKVNFDDFYFFGELSLDGKIKDTNLIFPMVLSLAKQKLINKVVVCENSAKKLANIPNIDIYVVKDLNNAIEFLKSNLKDEYLYKKEFSLYKTLEINGEKYFYDTKYVEDFSDVLGQDMAKYAAMICAAGNHNFIMEGSPGCGKSMISKRLQYILSPMSLEEILEKAKLQALDFKDIDFSPIRAFRNPHHTATKSSILGGTNSKMGEVALSNNGVLFFDELPHFPNNILEALREPLEDNKILISRVNSKVLYETKFIFVAALNPCPCGNLLSSVKECRCSEVEIQRYKNRLSEPFLDRIDLYLVMNDSFNDNKNIVSSTELHQNVIKAFIKQKSRGQKELNGKLSDEDIKKYCLLDNESSEILEKARLNYSLSFRSINKVLKVARTIADLNDNDIITKSDLLKSLNFRRR comes from the coding sequence ATGAAGATTATAAAATCTGCTTCCATGGATACAATTGATGCTATTAGCATTGATGTTGAATCAACTTTTACAAGAGGACTTCCAAGCTTTACAATTGTAGGCATGATAAGTACAAGTATTAGCGAATCAAGAGATAGAGTTAAATCAGCTTTATTGGTAAATGATTTTAAATTTCCACCTATGAAAATTACTATAAATTTATCACCAACTGAGTTAAATAAAAAAGGTTCACATTTTGATTTAGCTATTGCTTTGCAAATAGCTTTTTATGATGACAAAAAAGTAAACTTTGATGATTTTTATTTTTTTGGAGAGTTATCTCTTGATGGAAAGATAAAAGATACAAATCTTATTTTTCCAATGGTACTATCTTTAGCAAAACAAAAACTAATTAATAAAGTTGTAGTTTGTGAAAATAGTGCAAAAAAACTTGCCAATATTCCAAATATAGATATATATGTAGTGAAAGATTTGAATAATGCAATAGAATTTCTAAAATCAAATTTAAAAGATGAATATTTATATAAAAAAGAGTTTTCTTTATATAAAACTTTAGAAATAAATGGTGAAAAGTACTTTTATGACACAAAGTATGTAGAAGATTTTAGTGATGTTTTAGGACAAGATATGGCTAAATATGCAGCTATGATTTGTGCAGCTGGAAACCATAATTTTATTATGGAAGGAAGCCCTGGTTGTGGGAAGTCTATGATATCAAAAAGATTACAATATATTTTATCTCCTATGAGTCTTGAAGAAATCTTAGAAAAAGCAAAGCTTCAAGCACTTGATTTTAAAGATATAGATTTTTCACCAATAAGAGCTTTTAGAAATCCTCATCATACAGCAACAAAATCATCAATATTGGGTGGAACAAACTCAAAAATGGGCGAAGTTGCACTTAGTAACAATGGCGTTTTATTTTTCGATGAGTTGCCACATTTTCCAAATAATATTTTAGAAGCACTTAGAGAACCTCTTGAAGATAATAAAATATTAATCTCAAGAGTAAATAGTAAAGTGCTTTATGAAACAAAATTTATTTTTGTTGCAGCTTTAAATCCTTGTCCTTGCGGTAATCTTCTTTCAAGTGTAAAAGAGTGTAGATGTAGTGAAGTAGAAATACAAAGATATAAAAATCGTCTTAGTGAACCATTTTTAGATAGAATCGACTTGTATTTAGTGATGAACGATAGTTTTAATGATAATAAAAATATCGTAAGTTCGACTGAACTTCATCAAAATGTAATAAAAGCTTTTATCAAACAAAAAAGTAGGGGACAAAAAGAGTTAAATGGAAAACTAAGTGATGAGGATATAAAAAAATATTGTCTTTTAGATAATGAAAGTAGTGAAATTTTAGAAAAAGCAAGGCTAAATTATAGTTTGTCATTTAGAAGTATAAATAAAGTTTTAAAAGTAGCACGAACTATTGCTGATTTAAATGATAATGATATTATCACTAAAAGTGATTTATTAAAGAGTTTGAATTTTAGAAGAAGATAA
- a CDS encoding methyl-accepting chemotaxis protein, which translates to MSTSKKLLINLFFNVISLILIIFISFYIANKNINLLIKKDLENVALSIDSLISIFAENDSKGWQDNKFKEAIKKIKIGKSGYIYFVDDKGTLTIHPTVEGKNLGNEDFIQKIVSDKSSGIIEYYTDVTKQDKIIFYKYIPKWNMWLVPGINKADYLESIYSEFFYNIVLLGVLLVFIQIILYFIIARGITKNIDKFITYFKEFLDFITYKQNQIEKVETNGNNEFSQMTHQINLVIDKFDGRFKDDMKVIGESVLIFDKLKKGIYNCRIRSNTTNPMINTLKVTINETIDYLETYMREIEKVLVSYTSNDYKNRINISKEIANPSRLLKVMESVNTLGEALGNAAKQNLSNGEQLENNSTIMKSSMQKLAQKANEQSTSLEQTATAVEQISSITRNNTQNAQKMSSLGETVKSAAQTGYGLADKTTLSMDEINQKVSAINEAISIIDQIAFQTNILSLNAAVEAATAGEAGKGFAVVAQEVRNLANKSSEAANEIKVLVESATLKANEGKDIAQEMQNGYKSLHTHITETLTIIEDVSIAAKEQMRGIEQVSDIIVTLNKITKENENETIQVTSIATEVSAMAYEVVEDAKNKQF; encoded by the coding sequence ATGTCAACAAGTAAAAAATTACTCATAAATCTATTTTTTAATGTAATAAGTTTGATTCTTATTATATTTATTTCTTTTTATATTGCAAATAAAAATATAAATCTTTTGATAAAAAAAGATTTAGAAAATGTTGCATTATCAATAGATAGTCTAATCTCCATTTTTGCAGAAAATGATTCAAAAGGTTGGCAAGATAATAAGTTTAAAGAAGCAATTAAAAAAATAAAAATTGGAAAAAGTGGATATATATACTTTGTTGATGACAAAGGAACTCTAACAATTCATCCAACAGTTGAAGGCAAAAATCTAGGAAATGAAGATTTTATACAAAAAATTGTTTCAGACAAATCTAGTGGAATAATCGAATATTATACAGATGTTACAAAACAGGATAAAATAATTTTTTATAAGTATATTCCAAAATGGAATATGTGGTTAGTTCCTGGAATAAATAAAGCTGACTATTTAGAAAGTATATATTCTGAATTTTTTTATAATATTGTTCTTTTGGGAGTTTTATTAGTATTTATACAAATTATTCTTTACTTTATTATTGCAAGAGGAATAACAAAAAATATAGATAAATTTATCACTTATTTTAAAGAATTTTTAGACTTTATAACATACAAGCAAAATCAAATAGAAAAAGTCGAAACTAATGGAAATAATGAGTTCTCTCAAATGACTCATCAAATAAACTTAGTTATTGATAAATTTGATGGTAGATTCAAAGATGATATGAAAGTTATTGGAGAAAGTGTTTTAATATTTGATAAATTAAAAAAAGGTATTTATAATTGTAGAATAAGATCAAATACAACAAATCCAATGATAAATACTTTAAAAGTTACTATAAATGAAACTATTGATTACTTAGAAACATATATGAGAGAAATAGAAAAAGTATTAGTTTCATACACAAGTAATGATTATAAAAATAGAATAAATATCTCAAAAGAGATAGCAAATCCATCAAGATTATTAAAAGTTATGGAAAGTGTAAATACTTTAGGTGAAGCTTTAGGTAATGCGGCTAAACAAAATTTATCAAATGGTGAACAACTAGAAAACAATTCAACTATTATGAAATCTTCTATGCAAAAACTTGCACAAAAAGCAAATGAACAATCTACTAGCTTAGAGCAAACAGCAACTGCTGTAGAACAGATATCATCTATTACAAGAAATAATACTCAAAATGCTCAAAAAATGTCATCTTTAGGTGAAACTGTAAAATCGGCTGCTCAAACTGGTTATGGTTTGGCTGATAAAACTACTTTATCAATGGACGAAATAAATCAAAAAGTATCAGCCATAAATGAAGCTATAAGTATAATTGACCAAATAGCATTTCAAACAAATATTCTTTCACTTAATGCTGCTGTTGAAGCAGCAACAGCAGGAGAAGCTGGAAAAGGATTTGCAGTTGTTGCACAAGAGGTAAGAAATCTTGCAAATAAAAGTTCTGAAGCAGCAAATGAAATTAAAGTATTGGTTGAATCTGCAACTTTAAAAGCAAATGAAGGGAAAGATATAGCACAAGAAATGCAAAATGGATATAAAAGTCTTCATACTCATATTACTGAAACATTAACTATTATCGAAGATGTAAGCATTGCAGCAAAAGAACAAATGAGAGGAATAGAACAAGTTAGTGACATAATTGTAACTTTAAATAAAATAACTAAAGAAAATGAAAATGAAACTATTCAAGTTACCTCTATCGCAACCGAAGTTTCAGCAATGGCTTATGAAGTTGTAGAAGATGCAAAAAATAAACAATTTTGA
- a CDS encoding PAS domain-containing protein has protein sequence MSEKEIVLDDYAFLVSETDEKGNIVFANSHFCKMCEYSLDEMIGKPHNIIRHPDMPKTAFKSLWDTIKKGNIWTGYVKNATKTGGYYWVFATVYPFASCDGSNSYLSCRRKASIEEIEKAEKLYKTWKEEEKQ, from the coding sequence ATGAGTGAAAAAGAGATAGTATTAGACGATTATGCATTTTTAGTTAGCGAAACTGATGAAAAAGGTAATATAGTTTTTGCTAATAGCCATTTTTGCAAAATGTGTGAATACTCTTTAGATGAAATGATTGGAAAACCTCATAATATAATAAGACATCCTGATATGCCTAAAACTGCATTTAAATCATTATGGGATACTATAAAAAAAGGTAATATTTGGACGGGATATGTAAAAAATGCTACAAAAACAGGTGGATACTATTGGGTATTTGCTACTGTTTATCCTTTTGCTTCTTGTGACGGTTCAAATAGTTATTTATCTTGTAGAAGAAAAGCTTCAATTGAAGAAATTGAAAAAGCTGAAAAATTATACAAAACATGGAAAGAAGAAGAAAAGCAATAA
- the def gene encoding peptide deformylase: MVREVITYPNKLLRLKSKDVEKFDSELHTLLDDMYETMIAQNGVGLAAIQVAIPLNVLVINLPNEEDIQDKNDLIEAINPVITHKDGTQVFTEGCLSVPGFSEDVTRAEHIIVEYFNRFGEKQTMESEGFLAVAWQHEMEHLSGHLFIENLSIIKRKKFEKEWKKRLKDKK, encoded by the coding sequence ATGGTTAGAGAAGTTATAACTTATCCAAATAAATTACTTCGATTAAAATCAAAAGATGTGGAAAAGTTCGATAGTGAACTTCACACTCTTTTAGATGATATGTATGAAACTATGATAGCTCAAAATGGAGTTGGTTTAGCAGCTATTCAAGTAGCAATTCCTTTAAATGTTTTAGTAATAAATCTTCCAAATGAAGAAGATATACAAGATAAAAATGATTTAATAGAAGCCATAAATCCAGTTATTACACATAAAGATGGAACTCAAGTATTTACAGAAGGTTGTTTGAGTGTACCAGGATTTAGTGAAGATGTTACAAGAGCAGAACATATTATAGTTGAATATTTTAATAGATTTGGTGAAAAACAAACTATGGAAAGTGAAGGTTTTTTAGCTGTTGCTTGGCAACATGAAATGGAACACTTATCTGGACATTTGTTTATTGAAAATCTATCTATTATAAAAAGAAAAAAATTTGAAAAAGAGTGGAAAAAGAGATTAAAAGATAAAAAATAA
- the clpP gene encoding ATP-dependent Clp endopeptidase proteolytic subunit ClpP, whose product MSYIPYVVEKTGRGERSYDIYSRLLKDRIIMLSGEINDAVASTVVAQLLFLEAEDPDKDIYLYINSPGGVVTSGMSIFDTMNYIKPDVCTICIGQAASMGAFLLSSGAKGKRYSLPNSRIMIHQPLGGARGQATDIQIQAKEIQRLKDTLNGILASQTGQDFATIEKDTDRDNFMSAEEACTYGLIDEVITKHK is encoded by the coding sequence ATGAGTTATATACCATATGTAGTTGAAAAAACGGGTCGAGGTGAAAGAAGTTATGATATTTATTCAAGACTTCTTAAAGATAGAATTATTATGTTAAGTGGAGAGATAAATGATGCTGTTGCTTCAACAGTTGTAGCTCAGTTACTTTTCCTTGAAGCTGAAGATCCAGATAAAGATATCTATTTATATATCAACTCTCCAGGTGGTGTGGTTACTAGTGGTATGTCTATATTTGATACTATGAATTATATAAAACCAGATGTTTGTACTATTTGTATTGGACAAGCTGCATCTATGGGAGCATTTTTATTAAGTAGTGGAGCAAAAGGTAAAAGATACTCTTTACCAAATTCTAGAATTATGATTCACCAACCATTAGGTGGGGCTAGAGGACAAGCTACTGATATTCAAATTCAAGCAAAAGAGATTCAAAGATTAAAAGATACATTAAATGGTATTTTAGCTTCACAAACTGGTCAAGATTTTGCAACAATTGAAAAAGATACAGATAGAGATAACTTTATGAGTGCAGAAGAAGCTTGCACTTATGGGTTAATTGATGAAGTTATAACAAAACACAAATAA
- the tig gene encoding trigger factor codes for MEFNANRVDEANAVITATLTKESIENNLEKVAKQAAKTMNVQGFRKGKVPVAVVKQRYADKLREDAEADGIRKVLADGLKLLDIKNSDLIGEPSVTKFDKKDNGDIEVELSVACKPNIDLGDYKSLVPAVKAIEIDLKKIDERLTEIAQSSAPLEKIARKRAVKDGDFAVIDFEGFVDGIAFDGGKAEKYPLQIGSGSFIPGFEEQVIGMKYEEQKDITVQFPESYQAKDLAGKEAVFKVTLHEIQERAKPELNDEFAQKMLPGQKDVTIDTLRDRLKEQMVAEDKAKYYRDELKPVLLEALVEKINFALPTSVVEQEINYALNNKIRVMTEEEINELKENASKVEEIRNELKDDAVNSVKATFIIDALAKAENVQVTDQEVTQVLYFEAMQMGQNPQDVIKQYQQAGYLPAIKMSMIEEKVISKLLDEKLGK; via the coding sequence ATGGAATTTAACGCAAACAGAGTTGATGAAGCAAATGCAGTTATAACAGCTACGCTTACAAAAGAAAGTATTGAAAATAATTTAGAAAAAGTAGCAAAACAAGCTGCTAAAACTATGAATGTTCAAGGATTTAGAAAAGGTAAAGTTCCTGTTGCAGTTGTTAAACAAAGATATGCTGATAAATTAAGAGAAGATGCTGAAGCTGATGGAATTAGAAAAGTTTTAGCTGATGGTTTAAAACTATTAGATATTAAAAATTCAGATTTAATTGGTGAACCAAGTGTTACAAAATTTGATAAAAAAGACAACGGAGATATCGAAGTTGAATTATCAGTTGCTTGCAAACCAAATATTGATTTAGGAGATTATAAATCATTAGTTCCTGCAGTTAAAGCTATTGAAATTGATCTTAAAAAAATTGATGAAAGATTAACTGAAATTGCTCAATCATCTGCACCATTAGAAAAAATTGCTAGAAAAAGAGCTGTAAAAGATGGTGATTTTGCTGTAATTGATTTTGAAGGTTTTGTTGACGGTATTGCATTTGATGGTGGAAAAGCTGAAAAATATCCATTACAAATTGGTTCAGGTTCATTCATCCCAGGATTTGAAGAACAAGTTATTGGAATGAAATATGAAGAGCAAAAAGATATTACAGTTCAATTCCCAGAAAGTTATCAAGCAAAAGATTTAGCTGGAAAAGAAGCAGTATTTAAAGTAACTTTACATGAAATTCAAGAGAGAGCAAAACCTGAGTTAAATGATGAATTTGCTCAAAAAATGTTACCAGGTCAAAAAGATGTAACAATTGATACTTTAAGAGATAGATTAAAAGAACAAATGGTGGCTGAAGATAAAGCTAAATATTATAGAGATGAATTAAAACCAGTTCTTTTAGAAGCATTAGTTGAAAAAATCAACTTTGCATTACCAACTTCAGTAGTTGAACAAGAAATCAATTATGCTTTAAATAATAAAATTAGAGTAATGACTGAAGAAGAAATTAACGAATTAAAAGAGAATGCTTCAAAAGTAGAAGAAATTAGAAATGAGTTAAAAGATGATGCTGTAAATTCTGTAAAAGCTACATTTATTATTGATGCTTTAGCTAAAGCTGAAAATGTACAAGTAACAGATCAAGAAGTTACTCAAGTATTATATTTTGAAGCAATGCAAATGGGACAAAATCCACAAGATGTTATAAAACAATATCAACAAGCTGGATATTTACCTGCAATTAAAATGTCTATGATTGAAGAGAAAGTTATCTCTAAATTATTAGATGAAAAATTAGGAAAATAA
- the ppk2 gene encoding polyphosphate kinase 2, whose product MNLNEFERTNHSGLYVSKEEHPDFGKKYIARFQYDKKRYVKVLGFTKKDKLTLKIASSLLEDFKNSVMKNVQEKSVVKIKDEKVIPKKDTKDNDIIKKLQEENRYLKSILGDYKSLDSHTLGEGIQKIYDLQSLKPYQIELIKLQDWLEKVNKRMIIIFEGRDASGKGGAIRRITRYMNNKHYRVVALGKPTETQKNQWFLQRYITHFPTGGEIVLFDRSWYNRAMVEPIFGFCTPEEHEIFMEDIVNFEQDLVRQGMILIKLYFSVSKEEQKRRFDRRIHDPLRHWKFSEVDMQAQDLWDEFSEKKYEMLRRTTSRSAPWHIVRSDDKHLARLEAMKIILNSVDYDGRNYSLNFEANEDINISVQRELLQMRKTKDY is encoded by the coding sequence ATGAACTTAAATGAATTTGAAAGAACAAATCATAGTGGTTTGTATGTTTCAAAGGAAGAACATCCAGACTTTGGTAAAAAATATATTGCTCGATTTCAATATGATAAAAAAAGATATGTAAAAGTTTTAGGATTTACAAAAAAAGATAAATTAACTTTAAAAATAGCTTCTTCTTTACTTGAAGATTTTAAAAATTCAGTTATGAAAAATGTTCAAGAAAAATCAGTTGTAAAAATAAAAGATGAAAAAGTTATCCCTAAAAAAGATACTAAAGATAATGATATTATCAAAAAGTTACAAGAAGAAAATAGATATTTAAAATCAATTTTAGGTGATTATAAAAGCTTAGACTCACATACTTTAGGTGAAGGTATTCAAAAAATTTATGATTTGCAATCTTTGAAACCATATCAAATTGAATTAATCAAACTTCAAGATTGGCTCGAAAAAGTGAATAAAAGAATGATTATTATCTTTGAAGGAAGAGATGCTTCTGGAAAAGGTGGAGCAATAAGAAGAATAACAAGATATATGAATAATAAACACTATAGAGTTGTTGCTCTTGGTAAACCAACGGAAACTCAAAAAAATCAATGGTTCTTACAAAGATACATTACTCATTTTCCAACAGGTGGAGAAATAGTTTTATTTGATAGAAGCTGGTATAACCGTGCTATGGTTGAACCAATTTTCGGATTTTGTACTCCTGAAGAACATGAAATTTTTATGGAAGATATTGTAAATTTTGAACAAGATTTAGTAAGACAAGGAATGATTTTAATTAAACTTTATTTTTCAGTTTCAAAAGAAGAACAAAAAAGAAGATTTGATAGAAGAATTCATGATCCATTAAGACATTGGAAATTTTCAGAAGTTGATATGCAAGCTCAAGATTTATGGGATGAATTTTCTGAAAAAAAATATGAAATGCTTAGAAGAACTACTTCAAGAAGTGCACCTTGGCATATTGTAAGAAGCGATGATAAACATTTAGCAAGGCTTGAAGCTATGAAAATTATTTTAAATTCTGTTGATTATGATGGAAGAAACTATTCTTTGAATTTTGAAGCAAATGAAGATATAAATATTTCTGTACAAAGAGAACTTTTACAAATGAGAAAAACTAAAGATTACTAA
- the ppk2 gene encoding polyphosphate kinase 2 has translation MRKELKEKEEEGIKKVQIWVKKDTLEYEKQLTKLQIELLKLQNYVKTKGLKILMIFEGRDAAGKGGTIKRITEHLNPRGARIVALEKPTEQERTQWYFQRYTKHLPSAGEIVLFDRSWYNRAGVEPVMGFCTHEEHHEFLREVPEFEQMLVKSGIILFKFYFSVSKKEQLKRFKKREIDPLKQYKLSPVDKESQNLWEKYTIAKFSMLMASNTEIAPWIVIRSDNKKKARLNCIRHILSNLTYTNKSKDKDIFKIDTNILINGKEEIANMEQDNKFSKRKEGN, from the coding sequence ATAAGAAAAGAATTAAAAGAAAAAGAAGAAGAAGGTATAAAAAAAGTTCAGATTTGGGTTAAAAAGGATACTTTAGAATACGAAAAGCAGTTAACAAAACTTCAAATAGAATTATTAAAACTTCAAAATTATGTAAAAACAAAGGGCTTAAAAATTTTGATGATTTTTGAAGGAAGAGATGCTGCTGGAAAAGGTGGAACTATAAAAAGAATCACTGAACATTTAAATCCAAGAGGTGCAAGAATAGTTGCTTTGGAAAAACCAACTGAACAAGAAAGAACTCAATGGTATTTTCAAAGATATACAAAACATTTACCAAGTGCAGGAGAAATTGTACTTTTCGATAGAAGCTGGTATAACAGAGCAGGTGTTGAACCTGTTATGGGATTTTGTACTCACGAAGAACATCATGAATTTTTAAGAGAAGTTCCAGAATTTGAGCAAATGCTTGTAAAATCTGGAATAATTTTATTCAAGTTTTATTTTTCTGTTTCAAAAAAAGAGCAATTAAAAAGATTCAAAAAAAGAGAAATTGATCCATTAAAACAGTATAAACTTTCTCCTGTGGATAAAGAATCACAAAATTTATGGGAAAAATATACAATTGCAAAATTCTCTATGCTTATGGCTTCAAATACTGAAATTGCCCCATGGATAGTAATTAGAAGTGATAATAAGAAAAAAGCTAGATTAAACTGTATCAGACATATTCTTTCAAATCTTACTTATACAAATAAATCAAAAGATAAAGATATTTTTAAAATAGATACAAATATTTTGATTAATGGAAAAGAAGAGATTGCAAATATGGAACAAGATAATAAATTTTCAAAAAGAAAAGAGGGTAATTAG